One genomic window of Fusarium fujikuroi IMI 58289 draft genome, chromosome FFUJ_chr01 includes the following:
- a CDS encoding related to cytidylyltransferase family protein, whose product MPLIEARSLVASFSRALTSFQSSQDSFRILCTLPHTSNVPAPRRPTRPLQNLVVLDSSFNPPTLAHASMARSALRLEGEKRLMLLLSVNNADKAPKPASFPIRLSMMEAMGRELLDEGVEIDVAVTAMPFFHDKAKAISESGFYATQDGGQPVQTFLAGFDTIVRIFNPKYYSEGIQNALGPFFEKCKVRVTTRPDETWGGVDEQRAWLTKERVRDVGGNEAWIERVEMVEGRDGDGDVSSSRVREVVKGGKGSLDGLVGDEVRGWIEREALYRDRDESL is encoded by the coding sequence ATGCCTTTAATAGAAGCTCGATCGCTCGTTGCGTCATTCTCTCGCGCCCTCACATCGTTCCAATCCTCGCAAGACTCATTCCGCATCCTCTGCACTCTACCCCACACTTCCAATGTCCCCGCGCCGCGCCGACCAACCCGCCCACTACAGAATCTTGTGGTTCTAGACTCAAGCTTCAATCCGCCGACGTTAGCGCACGCAAGCATGGCACGTTCTGCGTTGAGATTAGAAGGGGAGAAGAGgctgatgttgctgctgtcggTGAATAATGCTGATAAGGCGCCGAAGCCGGCGAGTTTTCCTATCAGATTGAGTATGATGGAGGCGATGGGGCGCGAGCTGCTTGATGAGGGCGTAGAGATCGATGTTGCTGTTACGGCCATGCCTTTCTTTCATGACAAAGCGAAAGCCATATCAGAATCGGGGTTTTATGCTACACAAGACGGAGGTCAACCGGTACAGACCTTCCTCGCAGGGTTTGACACGATAGTCCGCATTTTTAATCCAAAGTACTACAGCGAAGGTATCCAAAATGCGTTAGGGCCATTCTTTGAGAAGTGCAAGGTGAGAGTTACGACGAGGCCGGATGAGACGTGGGGAGGAGTCGATGAGCAGAGGGCGTGGTTGACGAAGGAGAGAGTGAGGGATGTCGGAGGTAATGAAGCTTGGATTGAGAGGGTGGAAATGGTCGAGGGAagggatggcgatggcgatgtgaGCAGTTCGCGGGTGAGAGAAGTTGTGAAGGGTGGTAAAGGGAGTTTGGATGGGTTGGTTGGGGATGAGGTTAGAGGGTGGATTGAAAGGGAGGCTTTGTATAGAGATCGCGATGAGAGTCTGTAG
- a CDS encoding related to methyltransferase, translating into MTDQQLRDTPTATATDSPPPLAAAAAAAPAAPSSPAPQAELIPAEDPEDTSDIDRYEIDSALGSDAASFMYPDSVTASILEYRTIQGRTYHSDRYAHEYVMPNDEQQLQSVDITHHYLTILLDNNLFLAPISPHVQRVLDVGTDAYPSAQVIGSDLSPTQPEWVPPNVHFEIADATLTWPWKDNYFDFIHIRYLFGGVQDWHALFQEAHRCCAPGGWVQSCEADIHFYSDDGTTDSEPALQKWADLYEKGGAATGRTFFLQQEALQERSITEAGFTDVRIFDYKLPVGGWTSNRKLFELGEYVRLTLENDLEGYTLYLWHNVLNWPREEYPQFLTAMRKAISSRKVHGYMMVRYVYARKP; encoded by the exons ATGACAGACCAACAGCTTCGAGACACCCCCACTGCTACTGCCACtgactctcctcctcctcttgctgctgcagctgctgcAGCCCCCGCTGCTCCATCCTCCCCCGCTCCTCAGGCCGAGCTCATCCCCGCAGAGGACCCTGAG GATACTTCCGATATTGATCGTTATGAAATTGATTCAGCTCTTGGATCCGATGC TGCCAGTTTCATGTACCCGGACTCGGTGACGGCGAGCATTCTCGAGTACAGAACTATCCAAGGGAGAACATATCACAGCGATCGCTATGCTCATGAATATGTCATGCCGAATGAcgagcagcagcttcaatcGGTTGACATCACCCATCACTACCTCACTATACTGCTAGATAACAACCTCTTCTTGGCGCCCATATCGCCTCATGTCCAGAGGGTTCTCGATGTCGGAACTG ATGCATATCCAAGCGCTCAAGTAATCGGCTCAGACCTCTCACCCACCCAGCCTGAATGGGTTCCTCCAAACGTGCACTTTGAGATCGCAGACGCAACTCTCACCTGGCCCTGGAAAGACAACTACTTTGACTTCATCCATATCCGCTACCTCTTTGGAGGAGTCCAAGACTGGCATGCCCTCTTCCAAGAAGCACATCGCTGCTGTGCACCCGGTGGCTGGGTCCAATCATGCGAGGCTGACATACATTTCTACTCCGATGATGGAACGACAGACAGCGAACCTGCACTCCAGAAGTGGGCGGATCTGTACGAGAAGGGCGGCGCAGCAACGGGGAGGACGTTTTTCCTTCAGCAGGAGGCGCTGCAGGAGAGGAGTATCACAGAGGCTGGCTTCACGGATGTCAGGATATTTGATTACAAG CTACCCGTGGGAGGATGGACCAGTAATCGGAAGCTTTTTGAGCTGGGCGAGTACGTCAGGTTGACTTTGGAAAACGATCTTGAGG GATATACGCTGTATCTTTGGCATAACGTGCTGAACTGGCCGAGGGAGGAATACCCGCAGTTTCTCACGGCGATGCGAAAGGCGATCAGTAGTCGCAAGGTTCATGGATACATGATGGTGCGGTACGTTTACGCGCGGAAGCCTTGA